A stretch of Sphingomicrobium flavum DNA encodes these proteins:
- a CDS encoding PepSY domain-containing protein, whose amino-acid sequence MTHKYLIAAAVLTGALAFAQPAEATGKMKCDVAKNEMRSMDDLKKQLVEQGWQVSKAKEDGGCYEVYGTDPEGRRVEAYFDPKTFEKLYVSQRGKVLFRAEGR is encoded by the coding sequence ATGACCCACAAATATCTGATTGCCGCTGCCGTGCTGACCGGTGCCCTGGCCTTTGCCCAGCCGGCCGAAGCGACCGGCAAGATGAAGTGCGATGTGGCCAAGAATGAAATGCGGTCGATGGACGATCTCAAGAAGCAGTTGGTCGAACAGGGTTGGCAGGTCAGCAAGGCCAAGGAGGATGGGGGCTGCTATGAAGTCTATGGCACCGATCCCGAAGGCCGCCGCGTGGAGGCCTATTTCGATCCCAAGACCTTCGAGAAGCTTTATGTGTCGCAGCGCGGCAAGGTGCTGTTCCGCGCCGAGGGCCGCTAG
- a CDS encoding sulfite oxidase heme-binding subunit YedZ, whose translation MTTARARFALWTILSLPGLWMAVRLALAGDPWLPDYVAETGEWAARLIVIALCLTPLKHLFGNGPVLAFLLRHRRAIGVAAFLYTLAHLILYLVDMGALQAVLDEALIPSMLSGWAAFLLLVPLALTSNDGAMRALGKGWKRLQRLAYPAAVLTLLHWLWVHDGALIAWLHFAPLFLLQALRLFTPAFKQRKMT comes from the coding sequence ATGACTACAGCCCGCGCCAGATTTGCCCTGTGGACGATTCTCAGCCTTCCGGGGCTGTGGATGGCAGTGCGCCTTGCGCTGGCGGGCGATCCCTGGCTGCCCGATTATGTCGCTGAGACGGGCGAATGGGCGGCGCGGCTGATCGTCATCGCGCTATGCCTGACGCCGCTGAAGCATCTGTTCGGTAACGGGCCGGTGCTGGCTTTCCTGTTGCGCCATCGCCGCGCCATCGGGGTTGCGGCCTTCCTCTACACGCTGGCGCACCTCATCCTATACCTCGTCGATATGGGCGCGCTGCAGGCAGTGCTGGACGAGGCGCTGATCCCCTCCATGCTGTCGGGCTGGGCGGCGTTCCTCCTGCTGGTGCCGCTGGCGCTGACCAGCAATGATGGAGCCATGCGGGCGCTCGGCAAGGGCTGGAAGCGCTTGCAGCGGCTCGCTTATCCCGCGGCTGTGCTCACTCTTCTCCACTGGCTTTGGGTGCATGACGGTGCGCTGATCGCCTGGCTTCATTTCGCGCCGCTGTTCCTGTTGCAGGCGCTTCGGCTTTTCACTCCCGCCTTCAAACAAAGGAAAATGACATGA